One window of the Podospora pseudopauciseta strain CBS 411.78 chromosome 4, whole genome shotgun sequence genome contains the following:
- the YCK2 gene encoding Palmitoylated plasma membrane-bound casein kinase (COG:T; EggNog:ENOG503NV9M), with amino-acid sequence MASSSSNVVGVHYRVGKKIGEGSFGVIFEGTNLLNNQQVAIKFEPRKSDAPQLRDEYRTYKILVGCPGIPNVYYFGQEGLHNILVIDLLGPSLEDLFDHCNRRFSLKTVVMVAKQMLSRVQTIHEKNLIYRDIKPDNFLIGRPNSKTSNVIHVVDFGMAKQYRDPKTKQHIPYRERKSLSGTARYMSINTHLGREQSRRDDLEALGHVFMYFLRGGLPWQGLKAATNKQKYEKIGEKKQTTPIKELCEGFPEQLVTYLTYVRNLGFEDTPDYDYLRELFTTALKEAGIPEDGEYDWMKVGKPDRKGDWDRPGALHNPNARPGASAMEIHGNSRGPTTHHQSDPRAPQLSMSHLNAGKPLPPQPNQRQSKQGRPNAPALGAQRPAVGGYNMPAATPTGSTQAQFQTSTQNLPQRPMAHSPAIPAPQNNAQPQPTGFQKFMKTLCCG; translated from the exons ATggcgtcgtcatcctccaacGTTGTTGGTGTACACTATAGAGTGGGAAAGAAAATCGGAGAGGGTTCGTTCGGTGTAATTTTCGAGGGCACAAACCTCCTGAACAACCAACAGGTTGCCATCAAGTTT GAACCAAGAAAGAGCGATGCCCCCCAACTGAGAGATGAGTACAGGACATACAAGATCCTCGTCGGGTGCC CTGGCATCCCAAATGTGTACTACTTCGGCCAAGAAGGTCTGCACAACATCCTGGTGATCGATCTTCTCGGTCCATCGCTCGAGGATCTTTTCGACCACTGCAACCGGAGATTCTCCCTCAAGACGGTTGTCATGGTCGCCAAGCAGATGCTATCCCGCGTCCAAACCATCCACGAGAAGAACCTGATCTACCGTGATATCAAGCCCGATAACTTCCTCATCGGCAGGCCAAACTCCAAGACTTCCAATGTCATCCACGTGGTCGATTTCGGTATGGCCAAACAATACCGTGACCCCAAGACGAAGCAACACATTCCCTACCGCGAACGCAAGTCGCTTTCTGGCACTGCTCGTTACATGAGTATCAACACCCATCTTGGTCGCGAGCAGTCGAGAAGAGACGATCTCGAGGCCCTTGGCCACGTATTCATGTACTTTTTGCGCGGTGGTCTTCCCTGGCAGGGTCTCAAGGCTGCTACTAATAAGCAGAAGTACGAGAAGATTggtgagaagaagcagaCGACGCCCATCAAGGAGCTGTGCGAGGGTTTCCCCGAGCAGCTGGTGACGTATCTGACATATGTGCGCAACCTCGGCTTTGAGGACACGCCCGACTATGACTACCTCCGTGAGCTTTTCACCACGGCGCTCAAGGAGGCTGGCATTCCCGAAGATGGAGAGTATGACTGGATGAAGGTTGGCAAGCCCGACAGGAAGGGGGACTGGGACCGCCCGGGCGCTTTGCACAACCCAAACGCCCGCCCCGGGGCTTCGGCCATGGAGATCCACGGCAACTCGAGGGGGCCGACGACACACCACCAAAGCGACCCGCGAGCCCCTCAATTGAGCATGTCGCATTTAAACGCCGGGAAACCCCTACCGCCCCAGCCGAACCAGAGGCAGTCGAAGCAAGGACGGCCAAACGCGCCCGCCTTGGGAGCCCAAAGGCCCGCGGTCGGGGGTTACAACATGCCAGCAGCGACACCTACGGGATCAACCCAAGCCCAGTTCCAGACCAGCACCCAGAACCTGCCGCAACGACCGATGGCACACTCGCCCGCCATACCTGCTCCCCAGAATAACGCTCAACCACAGCCAACAGGCTTCCAGAAGTTCATGAAGACTCTTTGCTGCGGTTAA
- the ERP1 gene encoding emp24p/erv25p-related protein (EggNog:ENOG503NVYE; COG:U): MSDDHTTTNSNDTPTAPISPPSTITIGHGQHVKKTTAKMRAILPLLSLASMAQALYFYIDVTTPRCFFEELPKDTLVVGHYVAEEWDDQRHHWAKHEGISIYISVDEIFDNDHRVVSQRGGPSGKFTFTAAEAGDHKICFTPSSSSGRSSWLSMAQPNGGIRLTLDMAIGETSAIDSSDKSKIADLATRVKDLNARLNDIRREQVFQREREAEFRDQSESTNARVVRWILIQLFVLAGTCAWQLSHLRSFFIKQKLT; this comes from the exons ATGAGCGACGACCATACCACGACCAATTCAAACGATACACCGACGGCTCCAATATCTCCCCCATCAACTATCACAATCGGTCACGGACAACACGTAAAAAAaacaaccgccaaaatgagggccatcctccccctcctctccctcgcctccatgGCCCAGGCCCTCTACTTCTACATCGACGTAACAACCCCCCGCTGCTTCTTCGAAGAGCTCCCCAAAGACACCCTCGTAGTAGGCCACTACGTAGCCGAAGAATGGGACGACCAGCGCCACCACTGGGCCAAGCACGAGGGCATCTCGATTTACATTTCCGTTGAC GAAATCTTCGACAACGACCACCGCGTCGTCTCCCAGCGCGGCGGCCCCTCGGGCAAATTCACCttcaccgccgccgaagcCGGCGACCACAAAATCtgcttcaccccctcctcctccagcggCCGCTCCTCCTGGCTGAGCATGGCCCAGCCCAACGGCGGCATCCGCCTCACCCTCGACATGGCCATCGGCGAGACTTCGGCTATCGACAGCAGCGACAAGTCCAAGATTGCCGACCTGGCCACCCGGGTCAAGGACCTGAACGCGAGGCTGAATGACATCAGGAGGGAGCAGGTGTTTCAACGT GAGAGAGAAGCCGAATTCCGCGATCAATCCGAGTCCACCAACGCTCGCGTCGTCCGCTGGATCTTGATTCAATTGTTTGTCCTTGCTGGTACCTGTGCTTGGCAGCTGAGCCATCTTAGGagcttttttattaagcAGAAGCTAACGTGA
- the SWC4 gene encoding swr complex subunit (EggNog:ENOG503P02A; COG:K; BUSCO:EOG09262OLP) encodes MTSRDVHDVLNLPSDHSGAPRPSKKQKTSAPRPNLKGLAREVQNLGGDNPIAIVPEVNFFKKRRFATRKPVAKWELKTFTNSARGDDGALVLRHWKRRTDDGAPPVEGAQDGDGQQQRGGGEGTPASEKREEKPEDSAFAKYNVKVVVPHYTEDQYHSNLQSNDWTKEETDYLLELAKDFDLRWTLIWDRYDFTPKPPGGGGDAANGEDTSTAVVPAPKQRSMEDLKARYYEVAAKMMAVQKPAQYMTRPEFELYEMMQNFDPEQERKRKQFALNTLSRSKDEAREEESLLLEVKRILARTERFNEERRELYNRLDYPATDSDINSFKTSAGLQNLLQTLMSTDKNKKRKSIMPGEGVSPSNNSGVPNSAVSETNPANRRESIAASATSNNHHHHARRDSDARTPATPADPTPTSAAAAAANKKKGGGAQQPERRKLTQQEEQVYGVSYHDRLGSGPTFRYERINKLYSHKSGQQQLRITNALSELDLPPRLVMPTAAVTAQFEVLWGAVTALVDLRKMSDRLDGEIKIEEAKKAERDRAKGIAAEKEGEKEKGEGGGGGGDGAAAAAAGEGEKAGESIGEGGQTKEDGEKKRPGSSGSLTAAGHKRSASVLSAASDKSSKRQKK; translated from the coding sequence aTGACCTCGCGCGACGTTCACGATGTTCTCAATCTCCCTTCCGATCACTCGGGCGCGCCCCGACCAtccaagaagcaaaagaccAGCGCGCCACGACCAAACCTGAAGGGATTAGCTCGCGAAGTCCAAAACCTGGGCGGCGACAACCCAATAGCCATCGTTCCTGAAGTTAACTTCTTCAAGAAGCGCCGCTTTGCGACACGGAAGCCGGTTGCGAAATGGGAGCTCAAGACGTTCACCAACTCGGCGAGGGGAGACGACGGCGCATTGGTGCTGAGGCattggaagaggaggacggaTGATGGCGCGCCGCCGGTAGAAGGTGCgcaggatggggatgggcaACAAcagcggggagggggggaggggacgcCAGCTTCggaaaagagggaggagaagcctgAGGACTCGGCGTTTGCTAAGTACAATGTCAAGGTCGTTGTGCCTCACTACACCGAGGATCAGTATCACTCCAACCTCCAGAGCAACGACTGGAcaaaggaggagacggaTTACTTGTTGGAGCTGGCAAAGGATTTTGATCTGAGGTGGACGTTGATATGGGATCGGTATGACTTTactccaaaaccacccggtggtggtggtgatgcggcAAATGGGGAGGATACCAGCacggcggtggtgccggcCCCAAAACAGCGGAGCATGGAGGATCTCAAAGCGCGATATTACGAGGTGGCAGCCAAAATGATGGCTGTTCAGAAACCGGCGCAGTACATGACCCGGCCAGAGTTTGAGCTCTACGAGATGATGCAAAACTTTGACCCGGAGCAGGAAAGAAAACGAAAGCAGTTTGCGCTCAACACTCTGTCGCGCTCCAAGGACGAGGcccgggaggaggagtcgtTGCTGCTAGAGGTCAAGCGCATCCTCGCGCGCACGGAGAGGTTCAACGAGGAGCGCCGCGAGCTCTACAACCGGCTTGACTACCCGGCCACGGACTCGGACATCAACTCGTTCAAGACGTCGGCCGGGTTGCAGAACCTGCTTCAGACGCTGATGTCGACGGAtaagaacaagaagaggaagagcatCATGCCTGGGGAGGGCGTCAGTCCCAGCAACAACTCGGGCGTGCCGAACAGTGCGGTTTCGGAGACGAACCCTGCCAATCGGAGGGAGAGCATCGCCGCTTCTGCGACGTCGAAtaatcatcaccatcatgcTCGTCGTGATTCGGATGCGAGGACACCGGCTACGCCGGCTGATCCGACGCCTacgtcggcggcggcggcggcggcgaataagaagaagggcggggGTGCGCAGCAgccggagaggaggaagttgacgcagcaggaggagcaggtttATGGCGTATCGTATCATGACAGGCTGGGGAGCGGCCCGACGTTTCGGTATGAGAGGATTAACAAGCTTTACAGCCACAAGagcgggcagcagcagctgcgGATTACGAATGCGCTTAGCGAGCTTGACTTGCCGCCTAGGCTGGTGATGCCGACGGCTGCGGTGACGGCGCAGTTTGAGGTGCTTTGGGGGGCGGTGACGGCGTTGGTGGatttgaggaagatgagtgatcggttggatggggagattaagattgaggaggcgaagaaggcggaACGGGATCGGGCCAAGGGTATCgcggccgagaaggagggggagaaggagaagggtgagggtggtggtggtggtggtgatggtgctgctgctgctgctgctggggagggggagaaggccgGAGAGAGTATTGGGGAGGGCGGGCAGACaaaggaggatggggagaagaagaggcccGGGAGTAGTGGGAGTTTGACTGCTGCTGGGCATAAGAGGAGCGCGAGCGTGTTGAGCGCGGCGAGTGATAAGAGCTCGAAGCGGCAAAAGAAGTGA
- a CDS encoding hypothetical protein (EggNog:ENOG503P05H; COG:E) — translation MSTFTALNGGSPRPAEAMNGTADAERGPGQSAPADPRPAAAESSTTSQRHDRLPFPGQSSLSSASGQEASHKRKRSNSESPTRERQPSPASRRERSERTDLAEATERAGRSEPGDRPELYGAQRVRSETRDGYSTPRRESYRGYGDERRDERREDADHWHSRETREERNSSYEGPYSAGPVSAVSDDQPGDRHRRATSQGDSADYGDQSPDGDDRGMYSGQYTPEQRRDGVIQSDPKKRKRNFSNRTKTGCLTCRKRKKKCDETKPECNNCIRGGFVCAGYPPQRGTWQKPEAKPAQVTIESKDPNYVPPGAYGMPQQPPYPREPLPGPPSKRDSIAYNRVQPTLRITPPQGRPLQSDDDRLTASTLPSSVLSPDNKLSALSSAYTSSASAMFPTPISAVTNSALSDRAPKEYQRVPPLHDLTRTDPEQQQQQQQQQQQSQQSQPPPSASAPPPPPPPPQSTTVAHPPYSFHTGRTATPPTAQAAPPAPPPSSSVGGSSGGPQATAQLALSHTQFPSDRPRREKEEMLNGRQYYPFDKELVLERERCNAACWRFNNSTNPNIGVSPAERARLFRDILHPREGVHLSPTLMSPVTHTGRVGDNTAVEAPFNCDYGYNIQIGNNVSIGRNCLINDVCEVRIGSNVIISPNVCIYTGTCSTDPRRRAGNSGTQYGKPVVIEDDVWIAANVVILPGVRIGRGSTVGAGSVVTRDVATYSIYMGLKAGHRRGIAFV, via the exons ATGTCGACATTTACGGCCCTCAATGGGGGTTCACCAAGGCCTGCCGAGGCCATGAACGGGACGGCCGACGCGGAACGAGGACCCGGCCAATCGGCACCCGCAGATCCCAGGCCTGCCGCCGCTGAGAGCTCCACCACTAGCCAAAGACACGACAGGCTCCCTTTTCCAGGGCAATCGTCTCTCTCGTCGGCATCAGGACAGGAGGCATCGCACAAGAGGAAGCGCTCAAACTCGGAGTCTCCAACCAGGGAACGCCAGCCGTCTCCTGCCTCGAGAAGGGAGAGGTCCGAACGGACAGACCTGGCAGAAGCCACCGAGCGGGCCGGCAGATCAGAACCGGGAGATCGTCCTGAGCTGTATGGCGCTCAACGGGTCCGTTCAGAAACTCGCGACGGTTATAGCACCCCGCGGAGGGAGAGCTACCGGGGTTACGGCGACGAGAGAAGGGACGAGAGACGGGAGGATGCCGATCACTGGCATTCACGAGAGACAAGAGAAGAGCGCAACTCCAGTTACGAGGGCCCTTACTCGGCAGGACCGGTATCGGCTGTCTCTGACGACCAACCCGGCGATAGGCACCGGAGAGCCACGAGCCAGGGAGACAGCGCCGACTATGGGGATCAGAGCCCGGACGGAGACGACCGAGGTATGTACTCGGGCCAGTACACGCCGGAGCAGCGCAGAGATGGGGTCATCCAGTCAGATCCCAAGAAGCGGAAGCGCAATTTCAGCAACCGCACCAAAACAGGCTGTCTGACCTGCAGGAAGCGCAAAAAGAAATGCGACGAGACCAAACCAGAAT GTAACAACTGTATCCGCGGCGGGTTTGTTTGTGCGGGATATCCCCCGCAGAGGGGAACATGGCAGAAGCCCGAGGCCAAACCGGCCCAAGTCACCATTGAATCGAAGGACCCCAACTACGTCCCACCAGGTGCCTACGGGATGCCTCAGCAACCACCATACCCCCGGGAGCCGCTTCCGGGTCCGCCGTCCAAACGCGACTCGATTGCTTATAACCGCGTCCAGCCCACGCTCCGGATCACCCCCCCTCAGGGTCGCCCATTACAGTCTGACGACGATAGACTGACCGCATCCACACTTCCGAGCTCCGTGCTGAGCCCTGACAACAAGCTGTCTGCTCTTTCTTCTGCCTACACTTCATCAGCCTCAGCCATGTTTCCCACGCCCATCAGCGCCGTCACCAACTCGGCCCTGTCTGACCGGGCACCCAAGGAATACCAGAGGGTGCCGCCCCTGCATGACCTCACTAGGACCGACcccgagcagcagcagcagcagcaacagcagcagcagcagtcccAGCAGTCCCAGCCTCCGCCATCTGCATCAgcacctccgccgcccccccctcctccgcaaagCACCACTGTTGCTCACCCTCCTTATAGTTTCCACACAGGCAGAACGGCCACCCCGCCCACAGCCCAGGCCGCCCCTCCAGCCCCGCCGCCATCGTCGTCTGTgggtggcagcagcggcgggcCACAAGCCACCGCTCAGCTGGCCCTATCCCACACGCAATTTCCCTCTGACCGTCCCCGTCGCGAAAAGGAAGAGATGCTCAACGGCCGACAATACTACCCCTTTGACAAGGAGCTCGTCCTCGAGCGCGAGCGCTGCAACGCGGCCTGCTGGCGCTTCAACAACTCGACCAACCCCAACATTGGCGTCTCCCCAGCCGAGCGCGCCCGCCTGTTCAGAGACATTCTCCATCCTCGTGAAGGCGTGCACCTCTCGCCCACTCTCATGTCCCCCGTCACGCACACGGGTCGGGTGGGCGACAACACGGCTGTCGAGGCGCCCTTCAACTGCGACTATGGGTACAACATTCAGATTGGGAACAATGTCTCGATTGGCAGAAACTGTCTGATCAATGACGTCTGCGAGGTCCGGATCGGGAGCAATGTCATTATCAGCCCGAATGTGTGTATTTACACGGGGACGTGCAGCACCGATCCGCGGAGGCGGGCGGGCAACAGCGGGACGCAGTATGGGAAGCCGGTGGTGATTGAGGATGACGTGTGGATTGCGGCGAATGTGGTGATTTTGCCTGGGGTGaggattgggagggggagcacgGTGGGGGCGGGGAGTGTGGTTACTAGG GACGTGGCGACGTATAGCATTTATATGGGGTTGAAGGCTGGGCATAGGAGGGGGATTGCTTTTGTCTGA
- a CDS encoding hypothetical protein (COG:U; EggNog:ENOG503NZ29): protein MNGVIEALHIYDEHNSPILSHTYTSRPLSPSYLLPFYLSHPAPRPNLIYLSQTNPPTLVFSLAHANLLFLITTSSEVEPLLVLEFLHRIVDSFEEFLGAPLLAHKIESNYDVVAQLLTEMCDAGTVNTTEPNALRDMVEVEGWVDKLLGGLNLSAGKNFAGGLGGGMGSSAASSSSLISQNTPALPWRRANVRHTSNELYADVVETLSVTLAPSGRPLAAFANGTIAFTTKVSGVPDIVVTLSGPSGKHNLKGIVDLPVFHPCVRLAKWREQPGVLSFVPPDGRFTLAGYEVDLLPFDEDGKPPMGNVKLPVSLEIKTGLGLTGSDFEVRVQLNKVFGSSGSVQGGGLGARTGLQGRGSGGGSGPGGGFGIPNAGTPASPSLHDLVITVPLPADVRNVPEIRPSKGDATYNPGERVLEWTISNKELAQGMSAFVLRCTVVGQQVTEEGEEGDPTGFGFGGGGGGYNYDEPYQDIAVTSTTKEKGVDKAWEAERDEKRQAQNKILMPSSALVSFAVKGWLPSGIKVESIIIDPRKSRGMVEHMKPYKGVKYLTVSKGGVEIRC from the exons ATGAACGGGGTCATCGAGGCGCTTCACATCTACGACGAGCACAA CAGCCCAATCCTCTCCCACACCTACACCTCCcgtcccctctccccctcctacCTCCTCCCTTTCTACCTCTCCCATCCCGCCCCACGACCGAACCTGATCTACCTCTCCCAGACCAACCCTCCAACCCTggtcttctccctcgcccacGCCAATCTCTTatttctcatcaccacctcctccgaaGTCGAacccctcctcgtcctcgagttCCTGCACCGCATCGTCGACTCCTTTGAAGAATTCCTCGGCGCGCCACTCCTGGCTCACAAAATCGAAAGCAACTACGATGTCGTCGCCCAGCTCCTCACAGAGATGTGCGATGCCGGAACggtcaacaccaccgaaCCAAACGCACTAAGGGACAtggtcgaggtggaaggaTGGGTGGACAAGCTACTGGGGGGGTTGAACCTATCTGCGGGGAAGAACTTTGccgggggtttggggggaggtatGGGAAGCAGCGCtgcgtcgtcgtcatcgctGATATCACAAAACACCCCCGCGCtgccgtggaggagggcaaaTGTCCGGCACACTTCCAATGAGCTCTACGCCGATGTGGTGGAGACGCTGTCGGTCACGCTCGCGCCGTCGGGGAGACCGCTGGCGGCGTTTGCCAACGGTACGATAGCGTTCACGACCAAGGTTTCGGGAGTGCCGGATATTGTGGTTACGCTGAGCGGGCCGTCGGGGAAGCATAACCTGAAGGGGATCGTTGACTTGCCTGTTTTTCACCCATGTGTCAGACTGGCAAAGTGGAGGGAACAACCTGGCGTGTTGAGCTTTGTCCCGCCAGATGGGAGGTTTACGTTGGCGGGGTATGAGGTTGATTTGCTGCCTTTTGACGAGGACGGGAAGCCGCCTATGGGGAATGTGAAACTGCCGGTTAGTCTGGAGATAAAgacggggttggggctgACGGGGTCGGATTTTGAGGTGAGGGTGCAGTTGAATAAGGTTTTTGGGAGCAGCGGGAGCGTGcaaggaggggggttgggtgcGAGGACTGGGCTTCAGGGGAGAGGGTCAGGGGGTGGCAGTGGGCCgggaggagggtttgggaTTCCGAATGCCGGGACTCCGGCGTCGCCTTCGCTGCATGATTTGGTGATTACCGTGCCGTTGCCGGCGGATGTGAGGAATGTGCCGGAGATTAGGCCGAGTAAAGGGGATGCGACGTATAACCctggggagagggtgctgGAGTGGACGATTAGCAACAAGGAGCTGGCGCAGGGCATGTCTGCTTTTGTGTTGAGGTGTACGGTTGTGGGACAGCaggtgacggaggagggggaggagggtgatccgactgggtttgggtttggtggtggtggtgggggctATAACTACGACGAGCCGTATCAAGACATTGCGGTCACGAGTACTACAAAGGAGAAAGGGGTGGATAAGGCTTGGGAAGCGGAACGGGACGAGAAAAGACAGGCGCAGAATAAGATTTTGATGCCGAGCTCGGCTTTGGTTAGTTTTGCTGTCAAAGGGTGGCTGCCGAGCGGTATCAAGGTTGAGAGCATCATTATTGACCCGAGGAAGAGTAGAGGGATGGTGGAGCACATGAAACCTTACAAGGGAGTCAAGTATTTGACCGTGAGCAAGGGGGGCGTTGAGATtaggtgttga
- a CDS encoding hypothetical protein (EggNog:ENOG503P6SM) — protein MAKDDIPRLSHLDRPEKLEDLLKQDRDDDCLSCRIVGGGAFLGLAGYSYLSGQQQLQAQKAAILASKSRFGIRSRSAAITGLSLGLAYLGLYRLFK, from the exons ATGGCTAAAGACGACATCCCACGCCTCTCCCATCTCGACAGGCCCGAGAAGCTTGAGGATCTGCTCAAGCAAGACAGAGATGACGACTGCCTTTCGTGCAGGATAGTGG GCGGCGGTGCATTCTTGGGTCTTGCTGGTTACAGCTATCTCTCCGGTCAGCAACAATTACAAGCACAAAAGGCTGCCATCTTGGCTTCAAAATCGAGATTTGGTATACGCAGCAGGAGTGCCGCCATCACGGGTCTCTCGTTAGGATTGGCCTATCTGGGTCTGTATAGGCTGTTTAAATGA
- the PaNUO19.3 gene encoding PSST subunit of the respiratory complex I (EggNog:ENOG503NVKG; COG:C) has protein sequence MLASARTGASLALRARPTMTQLVPLRAAAAISSSARKDAGAVQPHGGYGLSKLHERKEVPLPSQEGTKGFVQYALTTLDIITNWGRQSSLWPMTFGLACCAVEMMHLSTPRYDQDRLGIIFRASPRQSDVMIVAGTLTNKMAPALRQVYDQMPEPRWVISMGSCANGGGYYHYSYSVVRGCDRVVPVDVYVPGCPPTSEALMYGIFQLQRKMRNTKITRMWYRK, from the exons ATGCTTGCCTCCGCGAGGACAGGCGCCTCGCTGGCGCTGCGAG CACGCCCTACCATGACCCAGCTCGTCCCCCTCCGCGCCGCGGCGGCCATCTCGTCGTCGGCCCGCAAGGACGCCGGCGCTGTCCAGCCTCACGGTGGATACGGGCTGTCGAAGCTCCACGAACGAAAGGAGGTTCCCCTTCCCAGCCAGGAGGGCACCAAGGGCTTTGTCCAATACGCGCT caccaccctcgacatcatcaccaactggGGCCGGCAGTCGTCCCTCTGGCCCATGACTTTTGGTCTGGCCTGCTGCGCCGTCGAGATGATGCACCTCTCTACCCCGCGCTACGACCAAGACAGGCTCGGTATCATTTTCCGCGCCTCGCCTCGCCAGTCGGACGTCATGATTGTGGCTGGTACGCTGACCAACAAGATGGCACCGGCGTTGCGGCAGGTGTATGATCAGATGCCTGAACCTCGCTGGGTTATCTCGATGGGGTCGTGCGCGAATGGGGGTGGGTATTATCACTATAGTTATAGTGTCGTGAGAGGGTGTGATAGGGTTGTGCCGGTGGATGTGTATGTGCCGGGGTGCCCGCCGACGAGCGAGGCGTTGATGTATGGGATTTTTCAGCTGCAGAGGAAGATGCGGAATACCAAGATTACGAGGATGTGGTATCGGAAATGA